GCGTTTGTTTCTGCTCCTGTGCATGCTACCATATCAGGTGAAGTTGTTGCTATGGAATTAAGGCCTTTCCCTTTGGGAACAAAAGTGCAGAGTGTTATTATCAAGAATGATTTTAAAGAGGAATGGGTTGGCGACTTAAAGGGCATCAAATCTTTAGAATCTTCATCAAAAGAAGATCTTATAAAAAACATAAGAGATAAAGGTATAGTGGGCATGGGTGGGGCAACATTTCCTACTGCCGTAAAACTTTCCCCTCCTAAAGATAAAGTCATTGATGTTGTTATTGCGAATGGCGCTGAATGTGAGCCATATCTTACAACAGACTACAGGGTAATGATGGAGTACTCGGAAAAAATTATTAACGGTCTTCTTATCGAAATGAAAATTACGGAAGCAAAGCATGGTATTATTGCGATCGAAACTAATAAGAAAGATGCCGTATTGCTGCTTGAAGAGAATGTAAAAAAAAGAAGAATAGATAATATTGAAGTGATTTTGGTAAAAACAAAATACCCGCAAGGGGGAGAAAAACAGCTTATTAAAGCAGTACTCGGAAAAGAAGTTCCTGTTGGGGAATTGCCTCTCGAAGTAGGTGCAATAGTGCAGAATGTTGGTACACTAAAAGCTGTTTCTGAAGCAGTATTTGAAGGGAAGCCATTGATCGAACGAGGTGTTACTGTTTCAGGTTCTGCTATTAAAAGACCTGGAAATTATACTATCAGAATAGGCACTACTGTGACAGATATAATACAGCAAACAGGTGGATTGACTAAAAAATTGCGGAAACTTATTTTTGGTGGTCCTATGATGGGAATTGCCCAATCTACATTAGAAGTACCAGTAACGAAAGGTACGTCTGGGATTTTATTTTTTGGAGAAGAAGTGCTTGAAATGGCACCACAAGATGAGATGCCTTGCATACGATGTTCGCGTTGTGTAGACTGGTGTCCTATTGGGCTTATGCCTCTTCTTATTGACCATGCCTGGCGGAGAGAGGACATAAAACTGACAGAGACATTAAACGCAACTGATTGTATTGAATGCGGAGTTTGTTCATATGTCTGTCCTTCAAAGAGACACCTCACGGAAAATGTGAGAAATGCTAAACAGAAAATTTTAAAACAGAGAAAGATTGAAGCAGCAAAAAAAGCTGCATTTGAAAAAATAAAAGCATTAAAGGAGAAAAAAGCGCAAGAAGCGGAGGAAAAACTAGGCGAAGGAGAAAAAGTTAATGGATGAAAATTTGGTTGATCTTATTGTAACATCCTCCCCACACATTCGTGATAAAGCAAAGGTTTCTCTCATTATGAGAGGGGTTTTGATTGCTCTTATGCCTGCCACAATAGCAGGATTGTATTTCTTTGGAGTTGGACATACATTAGGCGTTATCATCGTTTCTATTTTATCTGCAGTTGTTGCCGAGTATCTAAGTTGCTTGATTTTCAGAACTAAGGCGACAGTATATGATTTATCTGCTGCAGTTACAGGATTGCTCCTGGCACTAACTCTTCCACCATCTTCACCGTACTGGATGGTAGCAGTCGGCGCTTTTGTAGCAATAATACTTGGAAAATGGATTTTTGGTGGCATAGGTTCTAATCCATTTAATCCGGCACTTGTTGGAAGAGCATTTCTTATGATTTCTTGGCCTACATATATGACGATATGGGTAAAACCTTTTACGCAAAGCGTTTTCCCTCCCACAAGTGCAATTACAACGGCTACTCCGCTTAATATTATAAAGTTGAAGGGATTTTCTGAGTTGCTTACAATGTTTGATGGTTCCAGGTTGATTATGTATAAATCCCTTTTTCTAGGTAATGTAGCTGGTTCGATTGGGGAAACATCTGCGCTACTTTTACTTATAGGTGGAATTGTTCTTATTGCAAAAAAGATTATTGATTGGCGTATTCCTGCCGGTTTTATCGGAACAGTTTTTATCCTATCCGCTGTTTTTAATAGAGACCCTATTTTTTCTATTCTTTCAGGTGGTCTGTTTCTTGGTGCATTTTTTATGGCAACAGATTATAGCTCTTCTCCCATTACTGTTAAGGGAAGATTATGGTATGGCATTTCATTAGGAGTCTTGACGGTTATTTTCAGGCAATTTGGTGCCTCTCCCGAAGGAATTATGTTTTCAATATTAATTATGAATTGCTTTGTGCCATTTTTTGATAAAATGCTTCCAAGGGTATATGGCCACCTTGCTCTCAAAAGAAGGACAAGTATATGAATAAAATACTAAAATTAACATTGATACTTGGTATTATAGGTGCGATATCAGGCGGTGCTCTGGCAGCTGTTTATAAGGTCACTGGACCGGTTATAAGAGCACAGGATGCGAAGACATTACAGGTAGGGCTTTCAGAAGTTTTCCCTGGAGATTATCAATTTGAAAGGTTAAATGAAGAGTTCGAATTGCCTGATCCAGTTGTACAAATTGATGGTGCGTATATTGTCAAGTCTAACAAGGGAATTGTCGGATTAGTATTGCAAGTCACTTCTCCTGGTAGCCAGGCTCCGATTAAAATGCTTGTTGGAACAAAAAAAGACAGAACTGTAAGTGGGGTTAAAATTTTGGAAAGCCTTGAAACTCCAGGACTCGGTGCAAACGCTTCTAACCCTGATTATTATGTGGATAAAGAAAATAAATTATCATTTCTTGACCAATTTAAGGGTAAGAAAATTTCTGATAATTTTATCCCCAAGGAAGACGTCATTGCAATTACAGGAGCTACAATTACTTCTGACGCTATTGCAAAAGGGGTAAAAGCAGCCGGGAAAGTTACGCATAATTATTTTAAAGAAATGGAGGGACCGGAATGAAAAAATACTGGAGAATTGTCTGGAACGGGATTACTCCGTCAAATCCGATACTTATTCTTGCTATTGGGTTATGCTCAGTTGTTGCTGTAACCAATTCTGTGCAAAATGCTTTACTGATGACATTTGTTTTCAGTTTTGTTCTAATATTTTCAGAAATCATCATTTCTTTGTTAAGAAAGGTTATTCCTGGAGATATCAGGGTGCCTATATTTGTTTTGGTTATTGCCACTTTTACAACAATTGCCACACTTCTCTCCAGAGCATATTTCAACTCAATTTATGAGGCAATCAAACTCTAT
This is a stretch of genomic DNA from Caldisericota bacterium. It encodes these proteins:
- the rsxC gene encoding electron transport complex subunit RsxC, yielding MKEFTFKTGGVYPEENKMTKDSPFVPLTPPAIAVIPLSQHIGAPNTPIIKVGDRVKIGQVIGSANAFVSAPVHATISGEVVAMELRPFPLGTKVQSVIIKNDFKEEWVGDLKGIKSLESSSKEDLIKNIRDKGIVGMGGATFPTAVKLSPPKDKVIDVVIANGAECEPYLTTDYRVMMEYSEKIINGLLIEMKITEAKHGIIAIETNKKDAVLLLEENVKKRRIDNIEVILVKTKYPQGGEKQLIKAVLGKEVPVGELPLEVGAIVQNVGTLKAVSEAVFEGKPLIERGVTVSGSAIKRPGNYTIRIGTTVTDIIQQTGGLTKKLRKLIFGGPMMGIAQSTLEVPVTKGTSGILFFGEEVLEMAPQDEMPCIRCSRCVDWCPIGLMPLLIDHAWRREDIKLTETLNATDCIECGVCSYVCPSKRHLTENVRNAKQKILKQRKIEAAKKAAFEKIKALKEKKAQEAEEKLGEGEKVNG
- a CDS encoding RnfABCDGE type electron transport complex subunit D, yielding MDENLVDLIVTSSPHIRDKAKVSLIMRGVLIALMPATIAGLYFFGVGHTLGVIIVSILSAVVAEYLSCLIFRTKATVYDLSAAVTGLLLALTLPPSSPYWMVAVGAFVAIILGKWIFGGIGSNPFNPALVGRAFLMISWPTYMTIWVKPFTQSVFPPTSAITTATPLNIIKLKGFSELLTMFDGSRLIMYKSLFLGNVAGSIGETSALLLLIGGIVLIAKKIIDWRIPAGFIGTVFILSAVFNRDPIFSILSGGLFLGAFFMATDYSSSPITVKGRLWYGISLGVLTVIFRQFGASPEGIMFSILIMNCFVPFFDKMLPRVYGHLALKRRTSI
- the rsxE gene encoding electron transport complex subunit RsxE — its product is MKKYWRIVWNGITPSNPILILAIGLCSVVAVTNSVQNALLMTFVFSFVLIFSEIIISLLRKVIPGDIRVPIFVLVIATFTTIATLLSRAYFNSIYEAIKLYIFLVVVNCIIIGRAEAFSYQNSIVDSIFDGIGMSIGYGWVIIAMAAVREVFGNGTIAGFRVFPASYSPALVMILPPAGFLILGVLVGWLEFTLRKKKVKK
- a CDS encoding FMN-binding protein; its protein translation is MNKILKLTLILGIIGAISGGALAAVYKVTGPVIRAQDAKTLQVGLSEVFPGDYQFERLNEEFELPDPVVQIDGAYIVKSNKGIVGLVLQVTSPGSQAPIKMLVGTKKDRTVSGVKILESLETPGLGANASNPDYYVDKENKLSFLDQFKGKKISDNFIPKEDVIAITGATITSDAIAKGVKAAGKVTHNYFKEMEGPE